The proteins below come from a single Acidovorax sp. NCPPB 4044 genomic window:
- a CDS encoding bifunctional 2',3'-cyclic-nucleotide 2'-phosphodiesterase/3'-nucleotidase — protein MPAHLSPLTISGRTAWPLHALGAASAALLAACGGSDGASDNAGATATLAVLETTDLHFNVRSYDYFKLADDPSYGFERTATLVRQARKEFPNTLLVDNGDTIQGTALADYEAVVKAIPCNQQLSMYKAMGALGFDAGTLGNHEFNYGLPFLNQVLGGGMDVEGVDARQKCAGSGYPAVLANVYSSKTRQPLVQPYTLIEKTLVATGPDGKEVKLPIKVGVIGFTTPGIMNWDKRYLDGKVYTEGAVESATKYVPELRAKGADIVVALLHGGLDAGAYTPTMENPGLYLSKVSGIDAMVMGHQHSVFPDTAATPAYSQPGVDNKAGTINGVPAVMASSWGKALGVISLKMKWDGKAWSVDRSASKSELRNIQTGKDAAGKAVYVSADATIAPLVESQHQATIGYVKTPIGSTDFRMSTLFADVGDPGAIQIVNQAQQAYVSAYIQANLPQYKDLPVLSVSAPFKSGFQGGADYTDVATGPLAIFNAADLYLYPNTVYAVKVNGADIKNWLEAAAKRFNQIDPAKTSEQQLISTFPGYNFDMFTSTDVQYEIDVTQPTGSRIRNLAYKGQPINTAQEFVIATNNYRATSGKSFIDKLDGSGTIWASPDANRDVVIDYIRKNPSVTRTANGAAKSWRFAKATTAGPVVFSSGANALSVAQAAGLANISLLAADDGSGKGTSKYRLDLSK, from the coding sequence ATGCCTGCACACCTCTCCCCCTTGACGATCTCCGGCCGGACCGCATGGCCGCTCCATGCACTGGGTGCCGCGTCTGCCGCCCTGCTGGCCGCCTGCGGCGGCAGCGACGGTGCCAGCGACAACGCGGGCGCCACCGCCACGCTGGCCGTGCTGGAAACCACCGACCTGCACTTCAATGTGCGCAGCTACGACTACTTCAAGCTGGCGGACGATCCTTCCTACGGATTCGAGCGCACCGCCACGCTGGTGCGGCAGGCCCGCAAGGAGTTCCCCAACACGCTGCTGGTGGACAACGGCGACACCATCCAGGGAACGGCGCTGGCCGACTACGAAGCCGTGGTGAAGGCGATCCCCTGCAACCAGCAGCTCTCGATGTACAAGGCCATGGGGGCCCTGGGCTTCGACGCCGGAACGCTGGGCAACCATGAGTTCAACTACGGCCTGCCGTTCCTCAACCAGGTGCTCGGTGGCGGCATGGACGTCGAGGGCGTGGATGCCAGGCAGAAGTGCGCGGGCTCGGGCTACCCCGCAGTGCTGGCCAACGTGTACAGCAGCAAGACCCGGCAGCCCCTCGTGCAGCCCTACACGCTGATCGAGAAGACGCTGGTGGCCACCGGCCCCGACGGCAAGGAAGTGAAGCTGCCGATCAAGGTGGGCGTGATCGGCTTCACGACGCCCGGCATCATGAACTGGGACAAGCGCTACCTCGACGGCAAGGTGTATACCGAGGGCGCCGTGGAGTCCGCGACGAAGTACGTTCCGGAGCTGCGCGCCAAAGGGGCCGACATCGTCGTGGCGCTGCTCCACGGTGGCCTGGACGCGGGTGCGTACACGCCCACGATGGAAAACCCGGGCCTGTACCTCTCCAAGGTGTCGGGCATCGATGCCATGGTCATGGGCCACCAGCACAGCGTGTTCCCCGACACGGCGGCCACGCCGGCCTACAGCCAGCCCGGCGTGGACAACAAGGCGGGCACCATCAACGGCGTGCCGGCCGTGATGGCGAGCTCTTGGGGCAAGGCGCTGGGCGTGATCAGCCTCAAGATGAAGTGGGACGGCAAGGCCTGGAGCGTGGACAGGTCCGCGAGCAAGAGCGAGTTGCGCAACATCCAGACCGGCAAGGACGCGGCGGGCAAGGCCGTGTACGTGAGCGCCGATGCCACCATCGCACCGCTGGTCGAATCGCAGCACCAGGCCACCATCGGCTACGTGAAGACGCCCATCGGCAGCACGGATTTCCGCATGAGCACGCTGTTCGCCGACGTGGGCGATCCGGGCGCGATCCAGATCGTGAACCAGGCGCAACAGGCCTACGTGTCGGCCTACATCCAGGCCAACCTGCCCCAGTACAAGGACCTGCCGGTGCTGTCGGTGAGCGCGCCGTTCAAGTCCGGCTTCCAGGGCGGTGCCGATTACACCGACGTGGCCACCGGCCCGCTCGCGATCTTCAACGCGGCCGACCTGTACCTCTACCCGAACACCGTCTACGCGGTGAAGGTGAACGGCGCGGACATCAAGAACTGGCTGGAGGCAGCGGCCAAGCGCTTCAACCAGATCGACCCTGCGAAGACGTCCGAGCAGCAGCTCATCAGCACCTTCCCGGGCTACAACTTCGACATGTTCACCAGCACCGACGTGCAGTATGAGATCGATGTCACCCAGCCCACCGGCAGCCGGATCAGGAACCTGGCGTACAAGGGCCAGCCAATCAACACCGCGCAGGAGTTCGTGATCGCCACGAACAATTACCGCGCCACCAGCGGCAAGAGCTTCATCGACAAGCTCGACGGCTCCGGCACCATCTGGGCATCGCCCGACGCGAACCGCGACGTGGTGATCGACTACATCCGCAAGAACCCCAGCGTGACCCGCACGGCCAATGGTGCGGCCAAGAGCTGGCGTTTCGCCAAGGCGACCACGGCCGGGCCGGTGGTGTTCAGTTCCGGGGCCAACGCGCTTTCCGTGGCGCAGGCCGCAGGCCTCGCGAACATCTCGCTGCTCGCCGCCGACGATGGCTCGGGCAAAGGCACGTCGAAGTACCGGCTCGACCTGTCGAAGTAA